From Xanthomonas sp. 10-10:
CACCGGCGCGCCACTCCGGCCGCACTGCTAGGCAGGTGGACGCTTGCCACGGACAATATGCCTCCCTCACCGCTGCGAGACACCGATGACCGAGGACCGAGAGGCGTTGCGCCAGCAATTGCGCGCGCAGCGGCGCAGCCTGCCGGCCGCGCAGCGTCTGGCCGCTGCCGATGCATTGGCCGAGCGCTTGCTGGCGCTGCCGTTTGCGCCGCAAACCGGCGCGGTGGCCGGATATTGGGCGATGGATGGCGAGATCGCGTTGCATCGCTGGCAACTGAGCCTGCCGGCCGGAGTGCGTTATTGCCTGCCGGTGCTGGACGGGAGCATGTTGCGCTTTGCGCCATGGCGACCGGGCCAGGGCCTGACCAGCAATCGCTATGGCATTCCCGAGCCGGACGTGGAGCGTGCCGATACGCTTGCCGCTGAAGAGATGGCGCTGGTAGTCACGCCGCTCACCGGCTTCGACGCCGCGTGTCGGCGGCTGGGCATGGGGGGCGGCTGGTATGATCGCAGCTTCGCGTTCCGGCATCGCCAGGCGCCGCCGCCCTGGCTGGTCGGCGTCGGCTTCGCCGCGCAGCAGGTGCCTGCCTTGACGACCGAATCCTGGGACGTGACGGTGGATGCCATCTGCACCGAACACGCCACCTTCCTGAAAGACGACAACCGCTCTGTATGACTGCCCGCAAGCGCTACTGGTTGATGAAGTCCGAGCCGGACACCTTTTCCATCGATGATCTGGAGCGTGTCGGCACCGAGCCGTGGAACGGCGTGCGCAACTATCAGGCACGCAACTTCATGCGCGACGGCATGCAGGTCGGCGATGGCGTGTTTTTCTATCACTCCAACTGCAAGGTGCCCGGCATTGTCGGTCTGGCCAGGGTGGCCAGCGCGGCCTACCCGGACGACACCCAGTTCGACCCCAAATCCGATTACCACGACCCCAAGGCCAACCGCGAAGATCCGCGCTGGATGCTGGTGGACGTGGCCTTCGAGCGCAAACTCAAACGCACGATTTCGCTCGATGAGATCAAGCAGCACGCCGATGCGCTGGGCGAAGGCTTCCCGCTGATCGCCCGCGGCAACCGGCTTTCGATCCTGCCGGTGACCGCCGC
This genomic window contains:
- a CDS encoding 5-formyltetrahydrofolate cyclo-ligase, which gives rise to MTEDREALRQQLRAQRRSLPAAQRLAAADALAERLLALPFAPQTGAVAGYWAMDGEIALHRWQLSLPAGVRYCLPVLDGSMLRFAPWRPGQGLTSNRYGIPEPDVERADTLAAEEMALVVTPLTGFDAACRRLGMGGGWYDRSFAFRHRQAPPPWLVGVGFAAQQVPALTTESWDVTVDAICTEHATFLKDDNRSV
- a CDS encoding EVE domain-containing protein, translated to MTARKRYWLMKSEPDTFSIDDLERVGTEPWNGVRNYQARNFMRDGMQVGDGVFFYHSNCKVPGIVGLARVASAAYPDDTQFDPKSDYHDPKANREDPRWMLVDVAFERKLKRTISLDEIKQHADALGEGFPLIARGNRLSILPVTAAQWKLLLAME